The window CGGGTGGGCGAAGTCGGTGACCTTGTAGGAGGGTGTCCATATGGACGCTGTGGTGGTAGGGGCGGGGCCCAACGGGCTCGCGGCTGCGCTGGTGTTGGCCAAAGCCGGGTTGGCCGTCGAGGTGCACGAGGCGGCCCCCACGATCGGCGGTGGCTCCAGGACGGCCGAGTCGACCCTGCCCGGTTTGCGGCACGACGTGTGCGCCCACGCCCATCCGATGGGCCTGGCCTCGCCGTTCTTCCGCGCTTTCGGTCTCGCCGAGCACGGCGTCGACCTGCTCGTCCCCGAGGTGTCTTATGCCCACCCGCTCGACGGTGGCCGCGCCGGTGTGGCCTGGCGTGATCTGGACCGGACGGCTGAGGGTCTGGGCCGCGACGGCCAGGCCTGGCGGCGTTTGCTGGGTCCGCTGGTGCGGGACTGGCCGGGCCTGGTCGACCTCGCCATGTCCGACTTCCGGTCGGTGCCCCGAGCCCTCCGGTTCCCGCTGCGTGTCCTGGAACAGGCTTCCCCGCTGTGGGGCGCGCGATTTCGGGAGGCGGTCGCCCCGGCTCTCCTGACCGGAGTGAGCGCGCACGCCGTGACACCCCCGCGAGCCCTCGCGCCCGCCGGAGCGGGACTGCTGCTCGCCACCCTCGCTCACGCTGTCGGCTGGCCCATCGCCCGCGGCGGCAGTCAGTCCATTGTGGACGCCCTGGCGGCGGAGTTGGTCAGGCTGGGTGGGAAGATCGTGACCGACAGCCGGATCGACTCGCTTTCACAGGTCCACGCGCACGCTGTTCTGCTGGACGTCACCCCGGCCGCGCTGGCGGGAATGGCTGAGCTGCCCGACCGATACGTGCGACGGCTGCGCGCGTTCCGCTATGGCGGGGGAGTGTGCAAGGTCGACTTCGCACTCTCGGGACCAGTGCCCTGGACAGCCCCGGACCTCGCCCGTGCCGGAACGCTGCACGTCATCGGCGACCGGGCGGAGGCCGTCGCGGCGGAGGAGGAGGTCGCCGCCGGTCGGCACCCGTCGCGGCCGTATGTGCTGGTGGGGCAGCCTGAGGTGGTGGACCCCGGTCGGGCGCCCGAGGGATTCCACACGCTGTGGTCATACGCCCATGTGCCGAACGGGTCCACTGTGGACGTCGCTGAACGGGTGACGGCGCAGATCGAACGGTTCGCACCTGGCTTTCGGGACCTGGTGGTGGAGCGGTCCGTGGTGACGGCCGTGGAGATGGGCCGGTACAACGCGAACTACGTCGGCGGGGACATCGGCGCTGGTGCGCTTTCGGTGCGGCAGACGGTATTCCGGCCCGTGCCGCAATGGGACCCCTACCGGACGCCTATACCTGGCGTGTATCTGTGCTCGGCTTCGACGCCGCCAGGGCCTGGGGTGCATGGGATGTGCGGCGTACACGCGGCTGGACGCGTTTTGCGGCAGCGGTTTGGCATCAAGACAGACCCACTGGACTTGATCCGAAGCTGACCACCCACCCCCTGTGTGAGCGGCCAAAGAGCATGCTCCAATCCCGACAGCCCCCAATGGCCGCACCGCCCACAGTCCCACGACAACGGGGTTGCCTTTGCGGTCTTTGGCTTTTAATCCCTGCTCTACCCCCTGCCCCCTCGTCCTGGCCATCTTTAACTCTCGATCATCGGTGTCAAGGGTCGCGCAGCGATCGCGCAGCGACGGCCGTTTACGGCCGCCCTTGACGCCGATGATCGAGAGTTAAACAATTGTGGCCGAGGGGGACTTTCCCTTGGGAGCCAACAAGAACTCGGGGATCAATGTGGTGGGCCCCTCTGGCTCGATTGTTTAATTCTCGATCATCGCTGTCAAGGGCGGCGCAAGCGCCGTCGCTGCGCGATCGGCAAGCCGACCCTTGACAGCGATGATCGAGAATTAAAAGCGGCCAGGACGAGGGGCAAGGGGGAAGTGCAGGGGCGAAGAGCCGTCCCTGAAAGGTGACCACGTCCGGAGCTTAAGGACCAAAGGGCCGTCCCTGAAGGTGACCACGTCCGGAGGTGCAAGGGCAAGGGCCGTCCCTGAAGGTGACCACGTCCGGAGGTGCAAGGGCAAGGGCCGTCCCTGAAGGTGACCACGTTCGGAGCTTCGGGATCAAGGGCCGTCCCTGAAGGTGACCGCGTTCGGAGGTTAAGGACCAAGACCTGTCCCCGAAGGTGGCCTTGGTCGGGGTGCGGGGATGAGGAGGGGTGCGGGTGGGGGTGCGGGGAAGGGGAACTGTCCCCGGAGGGCTGCGTCTTCAGGGTGGCGGGGGTGAAGCGTTGTTTCTTGTCCCGATGCTGGGCGTGTGGGGTGGTCGGGTGGCGGAAATGGAAGAGGCCCCGCCGGGTGGCGGGGCCTCTTCACGTTCTCGCTCTTAGTCCTACTGCTGTCTTACTTGAGCATCTTGATGAGGGCCTTGACGTCCGCAGGCTCAAGGCTCTTCAGGGCGGTGACCTGGATGTCGGTCAGCGACCGGATGGGGCTGACGTACCACTTGCCGTCCACCTGGGTGGTGACGACGCCGGTGTTGGCGATCATGCCCTTGACCAGGTTGGTCAGCGCCTTCTTGGCGTCCGGCTTCATTCGCTTGCCGCCGATCTCGGCTGCCGCGTCGTCGGCGCAGAACTTCTGCTTTTCGCCCTGGGCCTCGGCCGAGTAGCACTCGCCGTCCTTGGTGACGCTGACCTTCTCGCCTTCCATCTCCGCCTCGAACTCCTTGAGGAGGACCTTGGTGGCGCCCTCGACCTCGGTGGTCTCGGTCTCCAGCTTGGTGATCTTGACCCCGGTCGCCTCAGCGCCGTCCTTCTTGGCCATCTCGACCAGCATCGGGCCCAGGTCGTGGATCACGGCCATCTCGTCCGGCGGGAGGAGTTCGATGACTCGCTCCAGGTTCGCGTCCAGGCCCGCTTCGGCCATCTCGCGGACGGCCTGGTTGGGGGAGTCCGCGCCCTTGGCGGCGATGGGGGTCTTCGGCCAGGAGTTGTCGGACTCCTGCAGGGCGTAGTCCGCGATCGTGTAGAAGAGGCTCGGGTACCACTCGCCGTCGACGTTCACGGTGGCGATGCGGATGGCCTTGCCGTCGTTCTCCTTGACGATGTCGGCGATGTCGACCGTCTCGGTCTGCGGCTTCGCGTCCAGGCCGCGCGGGAAGGCGGCCTCGATGAACTCCTCGGTCAGCGGGAGCTTGCTCGCGTCCGAGCTGATGGTGACCTTGCCCGCGACCAGCTTGGTGATGGTCAGGCGGTCGTTGACCTTCTCCGCGCCCTGCTCGTCGAACTGCAGGCCCTCGGTCTTGAGTTCGAAGCCCTGCAGCTTGTTCGGGTCGGCGTCGGCCTTGTAGACCTCGAGCCGCTGCAGTTCCTTGGTGGTCTCGGAGTTCAGCGTGGTCATCAGGTCGCGCTCGGCGGGCGCCAGGCCCGTGAGCAGACCCGCGACGTCACCCTGACCCAGCGCGTTGACCAGGCTGGTCGCCGCCGCCGTGGGGCTCTGCGCACCCGCGGGGGCGCTGCCCCGGTTGAGGGCCCACACCGTGACACCGGCACCGGCCGCGACCGCGATGACCGCGGCCACGACACCGATGACCAGGCCCTTGCGCTTCTTGGGCTGCTCCGGCGCCGGGTAGCCGTACGCGCCGAACTGCTGCTGGCCGTACGGGTCGCCCTGCGGCTGGCCGTACTGCTGCGTCGGCTGCGGCCCGGTCTGCGGGTAGCCCTGGGCCTGCTGCGGCCCGGTCTGCGGGTAGCCCTGCTGCGGGTAGCCCCCCGGCTGCGGGTATCCGGGCTGGCCGCCCTGCTGGGGGTAACCGCCCTGCTGCGGGTACCCAGGCTGGCCGCCCGGCTGCTGATATGGGTCGTTCGGCTGCCCCTGGCCGCCTGAACCTGGATAGGTCACGGTTCCCCTCCTGCGATCCTGCTTGCGCTCTTGCGCCGGCTTACGAAGATGCCCACGGCCCCGATGAGAGCCACCAACGAGCCGATCAACGTGACTGTCGGTCCGGTGCTCGCAATGCCGAGCGAGCTTTCCTCGCCACCGCTTTCGACGGTGGCGACACCCGAAATGGTTCCAGTGAATATCGTCAGAATCACGCAGATCGTTGCGCTCGTCCGGTACAAGCCGAACGTGTAAGCGACAACGCTGAGCGTCACCACTGGGACCAGGCCGAACCAGATGTAAAGCAGCAGCTCCAGCACGTCGCCGCGCAGGAAGCCGAGGGTCTGGATCACGCCGATGAGCTGGAAGCTGTCACGCAGCACCGCGCCGGACCGGAACCAGGGAAGGAACATGCCCGCGACGACCGCCACGAGTCCCGCGGCGGCGATCACGGCGGTCGCCGCCCCCCGAGCGCGAGTTGATCCCTGAGTCACGGCGATATCGTCGCAGCACCGGGCACAGGCAGTCACATCGGGCTCGGCTCCGGTTCACTCGCTGTGGCTAGTGTCGATCACCCAGGTGGACCAGCGGGGACGCACCCTGCGTGTCACAAGAGGCCCAAGGTGTCCAGGGTGATGAAGTTTCCCCTGTTACGACTGGTGCAATTGTGGTCCTAATGGCACAGTCGTCTTGGGTCGGTCCGTTTTCCGCTGAGGTTGGCGGTCACGGCAGCCGATCCGTCCGAAGTGGACGGGGGGAGCCGTCCGCACTGGGAGGTGGGAAACCATGGGGAAACGACGCGGTAGCAGAGCGTTCATGATCGCGACGTCTCTCTCGTTGGTGATCAGTATGGCGGTCCCGGCGACAGCGGTCGCGGTGCCCCCACCTCCACCGAATCCGAGCGATTCGGAGCTCTCCGCGGGCCGCACCGAGGCCAAGGCCAAAGCGGGCAAGGTCGGCGAGCTGACGAACCAGCTCGCCAAGGCCGAGGCCCGGCTGATGGAGCTGCAGGCCGAGGTCGAGGCCAAGATGGAGGACGCCAACAAGGCCCTCGTCGACCTCGAGACCGCCGAAGAGCTCGCCGCCAAGGCCAAGGCCGACGCCGAGGCCGCCAAGCGCGAGTCCGACAGCGCGGGTCAGTCGATCGAGAACGCCCGTAAGCAGCTAGACGAGTTCGCCGCGGGCAGCTACAAGCAGGGCACGACCGTCGGCTCGATGTCGGCGT is drawn from Actinokineospora alba and contains these coding sequences:
- a CDS encoding phytoene desaturase family protein — its product is MDAVVVGAGPNGLAAALVLAKAGLAVEVHEAAPTIGGGSRTAESTLPGLRHDVCAHAHPMGLASPFFRAFGLAEHGVDLLVPEVSYAHPLDGGRAGVAWRDLDRTAEGLGRDGQAWRRLLGPLVRDWPGLVDLAMSDFRSVPRALRFPLRVLEQASPLWGARFREAVAPALLTGVSAHAVTPPRALAPAGAGLLLATLAHAVGWPIARGGSQSIVDALAAELVRLGGKIVTDSRIDSLSQVHAHAVLLDVTPAALAGMAELPDRYVRRLRAFRYGGGVCKVDFALSGPVPWTAPDLARAGTLHVIGDRAEAVAAEEEVAAGRHPSRPYVLVGQPEVVDPGRAPEGFHTLWSYAHVPNGSTVDVAERVTAQIERFAPGFRDLVVERSVVTAVEMGRYNANYVGGDIGAGALSVRQTVFRPVPQWDPYRTPIPGVYLCSASTPPGPGVHGMCGVHAAGRVLRQRFGIKTDPLDLIRS